A genomic segment from Methanolobus zinderi encodes:
- a CDS encoding 4-phosphopantoate--beta-alanine ligase — MTDIPREHPRYESLMTREKIVEGIGIGITSKQGLVAQGRGEAFDYLIGERTTESAAFAERAAVAHILLAENPIISVNGNTAALVPESMVTLADVTGATLEVNLFHRSDARVHRIIEHLKSHGAGRVLGGSAEKRLDLSHDRAIVDEEGIFSADVVLVPLEDGDRCQKLVEMGKVVISIDLNPLSRTSLNASVSIIDNVTRALQNMTQFARDMKHDSRESLQEVINSYDNRKFIPDALYAIQERLKHQAEERGVQWI; from the coding sequence ATGACAGACATTCCCAGAGAACATCCCAGATATGAATCCCTTATGACAAGGGAAAAGATCGTAGAGGGAATCGGTATCGGCATTACGAGCAAACAGGGCCTGGTGGCACAGGGACGAGGAGAGGCTTTCGATTATCTCATAGGAGAACGGACGACCGAATCCGCTGCATTTGCCGAAAGGGCTGCTGTGGCGCATATTCTTCTTGCTGAAAATCCCATAATCTCTGTAAACGGAAACACTGCAGCCCTTGTACCTGAAAGTATGGTCACGCTTGCGGACGTGACCGGGGCTACGCTGGAAGTAAATCTTTTCCACAGAAGCGATGCCAGGGTTCACAGGATCATAGAACATCTCAAATCCCATGGTGCCGGGAGGGTACTGGGTGGCAGTGCAGAAAAAAGACTTGACCTGTCCCATGACCGGGCGATCGTTGACGAGGAAGGTATTTTCAGTGCGGATGTGGTACTTGTACCACTTGAGGACGGGGATCGCTGTCAGAAACTGGTGGAAATGGGAAAAGTTGTTATCAGCATAGACCTGAACCCCCTTTCCAGAACATCCCTGAATGCCAGCGTATCTATAATAGATAATGTGACCCGTGCACTGCAGAACATGACCCAGTTTGCAAGGGATATGAAACACGACAGCAGAGAATCCCTTCAGGAGGTTATTAACTCATACGATAACCGTAAATTCATACCTGATGCCCTGTATGCGATTCAGGAAAGACTGAAGCACCAGGCAGAAGAAAGAGGTGTACAATGGATCTGA
- a CDS encoding pantoate kinase translates to MPADRISAKAFAPAHITGFFEVHDSTDPLRKCSTGCGIVLNEGIETTVSCGEGIEKTTVLLDGVEVKGSTIRTVVESLTDRPVKVECKAYIPIESGLGASGAGALGTAYALNCALELNLTASKLNQIAHVAEVKNSSGLGDVAAQSLGGVVIRKTPGAPGIGNYDRIPVKKQDIWCVVLGELSTSSVLSNREAVESINLAGRSAMQRLMEKPTLENFMLCSRDFTVNTGLADNTITDIMETVESKGGIASQAMLGNTVFAVARETEADEKITDALSEYGEVLNYKINTGSIKII, encoded by the coding sequence ATGCCAGCGGACAGGATCAGTGCAAAGGCTTTTGCACCGGCTCATATTACCGGATTTTTTGAAGTGCATGATAGTACTGACCCCTTAAGAAAATGCTCTACAGGTTGCGGAATAGTACTTAATGAAGGTATTGAGACCACCGTAAGTTGCGGAGAGGGGATTGAAAAAACAACCGTACTGCTTGACGGTGTAGAAGTAAAGGGAAGTACGATCCGTACTGTTGTTGAAAGTTTAACTGACAGACCTGTGAAAGTAGAATGTAAAGCATACATACCCATTGAATCAGGCCTTGGCGCATCGGGTGCAGGCGCCCTCGGAACGGCATATGCACTCAATTGCGCACTTGAGCTGAACCTCACAGCCAGTAAACTGAACCAGATAGCACATGTTGCGGAAGTTAAGAACAGCAGCGGGCTTGGGGACGTGGCTGCCCAGTCACTTGGAGGAGTGGTGATAAGAAAGACACCCGGTGCTCCTGGAATCGGAAACTATGACAGGATTCCGGTAAAAAAGCAGGACATCTGGTGTGTGGTGCTTGGCGAGCTGTCAACATCATCCGTACTCAGCAACAGGGAAGCTGTTGAGAGCATCAATCTTGCCGGAAGGTCTGCAATGCAGAGGTTAATGGAAAAACCCACACTGGAGAACTTCATGCTCTGCTCCAGGGATTTCACTGTTAATACAGGCCTGGCGGACAATACGATAACAGATATAATGGAAACTGTGGAATCCAAAGGCGGAATAGCATCCCAGGCGATGCTCGGGAACACCGTGTTTGCGGTGGCAAGGGAAACAGAAGCTGATGAAAAGATCACAGATGCACTTTCCGAATACGGGGAAGTGCTGAATTACAAGATCAATACCGGCAGTATAAAGATCATTTGA
- the coaBC gene encoding bifunctional phosphopantothenoylcysteine decarboxylase/phosphopantothenate--cysteine ligase CoaBC — MPQNPNEHPTLWIKSSKSRSLQGKTIVLAVTGSIAAVRAVELARELIRRGADVHAVMSEAATWIINPMALHYATGNEVITSITGKVEHVEFFGDQGRADLLLIAPSTANTIGKIAAGIDDTPVTTFATTAIGAGKPVMVVPAMHEDMYNHPAVVENIEKIKEWGILSVGPRVEEGIAKIAGNDEIVLEVERRTDNKSLEGKKILITSGSTAEAVDPIRILTNRASGKTGIELALEAYRRGAEVTITHRERLGISGINEIHAESAEQMTNAVLEELGRGYDLLISAAAIADYTVDPAQTKIKSGDDLTLSFKPTRKLIKEARAAYPEVKIVGFKAETGIGKEELFRRAQATLENSGLDIIVANDVSSGGMGTDENSVHIIRPGRKDQPSISGSKSAIAAALIDEITIILSSGEEN; from the coding sequence ATGCCTCAAAATCCAAATGAACACCCCACCCTCTGGATAAAATCCAGCAAATCCCGGTCACTCCAGGGAAAGACCATCGTGCTTGCAGTCACAGGCAGCATAGCTGCTGTCAGGGCAGTGGAGCTTGCACGGGAACTTATCCGAAGGGGTGCTGATGTACATGCTGTTATGAGCGAGGCAGCCACCTGGATAATCAACCCCATGGCCCTGCACTATGCCACGGGTAACGAGGTTATCACCTCAATCACCGGGAAGGTGGAGCATGTGGAATTCTTTGGGGATCAGGGCAGGGCGGACCTTCTGCTTATCGCACCTTCTACAGCAAATACCATAGGGAAAATAGCTGCAGGTATAGACGATACACCTGTGACAACCTTTGCTACAACTGCTATAGGGGCAGGAAAGCCTGTGATGGTGGTGCCTGCAATGCATGAAGACATGTACAATCATCCCGCCGTTGTGGAGAATATAGAGAAAATCAAGGAATGGGGCATCCTTTCTGTCGGCCCCAGGGTTGAGGAAGGGATTGCCAAGATAGCAGGCAATGACGAGATTGTGCTAGAGGTCGAACGCCGGACAGACAACAAAAGCCTGGAAGGGAAAAAGATACTCATTACAAGCGGTTCCACTGCCGAAGCCGTTGATCCGATACGTATACTCACTAACAGGGCATCGGGAAAAACCGGAATCGAACTGGCACTGGAAGCCTACCGCAGAGGAGCAGAGGTAACCATTACACACAGGGAAAGGCTTGGAATAAGCGGAATTAATGAGATCCATGCAGAAAGCGCAGAGCAGATGACAAATGCTGTGCTTGAGGAGCTCGGAAGAGGTTATGATTTACTAATAAGTGCGGCTGCAATTGCCGATTATACAGTTGACCCGGCTCAGACCAAGATCAAGTCAGGAGATGATCTTACATTATCCTTTAAACCCACACGCAAGCTCATCAAAGAGGCAAGAGCCGCATATCCTGAAGTGAAAATCGTTGGATTCAAGGCTGAAACCGGCATTGGTAAAGAGGAACTTTTCAGGCGTGCACAGGCTACACTGGAAAACTCGGGGCTTGACATTATCGTTGCTAATGATGTCAGTTCCGGAGGAATGGGAACGGATGAGAACAGTGTACACATAATCCGACCGGGCAGGAAAGATCAGCCCAGTATCAGCGGTTCTAAATCAGCGATTGCTGCTGCCCTCATAGATGAGATCACTATAATACTTTCTTCAGGGGAAGAAAACTAA
- a CDS encoding ISH3 family transposase — protein MSFLASNSRTNSKLELRPKQCIDAVLKPLIDNIDIKINGQLSSKDLFNTAICMAVDKSSVHSASKHYQEIPCETSLRYHLRKLSLEELVQANQSILLQSSVSTLKPEKKYEFAIDFTNDPYYGKVDSSNEDYVIRSQAKKSTNSFYSYVSLSIINKNERYTLAVIPVERNKTKVDYLTYFIDLIDELDFNIKVLCLDREFYSVDVFEFLQNKDIPHITPVVRRGKAIKQLLKGRKARSAEYVMKNAQKKEVHLDIVIDVKYLKGKRGKYGCENLAFVVYGIKWSQRKVSNVYRRRFAIESSYRMRNIVKPRTSTKDVTFRYFFTLISFLLRNAWLCLQKKHFTIVKTGPLTIDEDKFRFARFILFVEEWLRRKLRIQLVIQCLR, from the coding sequence ATGTCATTTCTAGCATCCAATTCACGAACCAATTCTAAACTTGAATTAAGACCAAAACAATGTATTGATGCTGTTCTGAAACCACTTATAGATAATATCGATATCAAGATAAACGGTCAACTTAGCTCTAAAGATCTATTTAACACTGCCATATGTATGGCAGTGGATAAAAGTTCAGTTCATTCTGCGTCAAAACACTATCAAGAGATTCCCTGCGAGACATCTTTACGGTACCATCTCAGGAAACTAAGTCTTGAAGAGCTTGTTCAGGCAAATCAAAGCATTCTTCTTCAAAGTTCTGTCAGTACTCTAAAACCAGAGAAAAAGTATGAGTTTGCTATCGATTTTACAAATGATCCATATTATGGAAAAGTTGATTCATCCAATGAAGACTACGTGATACGTAGTCAGGCCAAGAAATCCACTAACTCTTTTTATTCATATGTATCACTCTCTATCATAAACAAGAACGAGAGATATACTCTTGCAGTTATTCCTGTTGAAAGGAATAAAACAAAGGTTGATTACCTCACTTATTTCATAGATCTTATCGATGAACTGGATTTCAATATCAAGGTGCTTTGTCTGGATCGAGAGTTCTATTCAGTTGATGTGTTTGAGTTCTTACAGAACAAAGATATCCCTCACATTACACCAGTCGTAAGAAGAGGAAAAGCAATCAAGCAACTGCTTAAAGGGAGAAAAGCAAGGTCTGCTGAATATGTAATGAAGAATGCTCAAAAGAAAGAAGTTCATCTGGATATTGTAATTGATGTCAAGTATCTGAAAGGTAAAAGAGGCAAATATGGGTGTGAAAACCTTGCTTTTGTTGTTTATGGAATTAAATGGTCTCAAAGGAAGGTTAGTAACGTCTACAGAAGACGGTTTGCTATCGAGTCATCATATAGGATGAGAAATATCGTTAAACCAAGAACATCAACAAAAGATGTAACTTTCAGATACTTCTTTACACTAATATCGTTCCTGCTGAGAAATGCATGGCTCTGTCTCCAGAAAAAACATTTCACAATAGTAAAAACAGGTCCTCTAACCATTGATGAGGACAAGTTCAGGTTTGCAAGATTTATTCTGTTTGTTGAAGAGTGGCTTAGGAGAAAGTTAAGAATTCAGTTAGTAATACAGTGTTTAAGGTAA
- a CDS encoding PstS family phosphate ABC transporter substrate-binding protein yields MNRKILITVILTVFIVALLSGCVDRSESETQITSSSDTQTPAAEEPEGTIRISGAFALYPMMLKWGEEYQKLHPKVKFDISAGGAGKGMADTLGGLVDIGMVSREITPEEEEKGAYWIAITKDAVVPTVNSNNPAVTQLKENGLKRDVFEQIYINGTIKTWGQATGDTGNNDKINVYTRSDAAGAPATWAKYLGNYKQEDLKGVGVNGDPGLAEAVRQDKLGIGYNNINFAYDPNTRKPVEGIEIIPLDLNGNGKIDTDEDFYGTLDELVEAIGNDQFPSPPARDLNLVTKGKPTGIVDDFIKWTLTDGQKFISESGYIVLPQDQINEGIEKVD; encoded by the coding sequence ATGAATAGAAAAATTCTCATAACTGTTATACTTACGGTTTTCATTGTAGCATTGTTATCCGGATGCGTTGACAGGTCTGAATCCGAAACCCAGATTACATCTTCGAGCGATACACAGACACCAGCAGCGGAAGAACCTGAAGGTACAATACGTATCTCAGGTGCTTTTGCTCTGTATCCTATGATGCTCAAATGGGGAGAGGAATACCAAAAACTGCATCCGAAAGTGAAGTTTGACATCAGCGCCGGAGGAGCGGGCAAAGGTATGGCTGATACTCTGGGAGGGCTTGTGGATATCGGCATGGTCTCAAGAGAAATTACACCTGAAGAAGAGGAAAAAGGTGCATACTGGATAGCAATAACAAAAGATGCCGTTGTGCCAACAGTCAATAGTAATAATCCTGCAGTTACACAACTTAAGGAAAATGGACTAAAAAGAGATGTGTTTGAGCAAATATACATCAATGGTACCATAAAAACATGGGGACAGGCGACAGGGGATACGGGCAACAATGACAAGATCAACGTATACACTCGCTCGGATGCCGCAGGTGCACCTGCAACATGGGCAAAATACTTGGGCAACTATAAGCAGGAAGACCTTAAGGGTGTTGGTGTGAATGGTGATCCGGGACTTGCCGAAGCTGTTAGGCAGGACAAATTGGGAATCGGTTATAACAACATTAACTTTGCATATGATCCAAACACACGAAAACCTGTAGAAGGTATCGAGATAATACCTCTTGATCTGAATGGGAACGGCAAGATCGATACTGATGAGGACTTCTACGGAACACTGGATGAGCTAGTAGAAGCTATCGGGAATGACCAGTTTCCTTCACCGCCTGCAAGAGATCTGAACCTCGTAACAAAAGGCAAACCAACCGGTATTGTGGATGATTTCATCAAATGGACACTCACTGACGGACAGAAGTTCATTTCTGAATCAGGGTACATCGTTCTTCCACAGGATCAGATAAACGAGGGAATAGAAAAAGTCGATTAA
- the pstC gene encoding phosphate ABC transporter permease subunit PstC, which translates to MNIRRLKDSISSRMMLAMTAFACLLFFFMLTSLYYRASPILSTVPIYDLLFSKEWSPYSGKFGFFPFILGTLWVTVLALAIAVPVSLLSSIYLSEYADKGLRTAVNPLIDLLAGIPSVVYGLWGVLAVVPFIKNTLAPALDVETVGGYSVLAGGIVLSIMVFPIIISVTNEVIRSVPQDLREVSLSVGATKWQTIKYVVLRKAKPGIFAAIVLGFSRAFGETMAVLMVVGNVSRVPSSIFDPAYPLPALIANTFGEMMSVPLYDSAILLAALMLFIVVLVFNIFARMVLIKIEKGVI; encoded by the coding sequence ATGAACATCAGAAGACTCAAGGACAGTATTTCAAGCAGGATGATGCTCGCAATGACAGCATTTGCCTGCCTGCTGTTCTTTTTCATGCTTACTAGCCTTTATTACAGAGCAAGTCCCATATTATCGACAGTACCTATCTACGATCTCCTGTTCTCAAAAGAATGGAGCCCTTATTCAGGAAAGTTTGGTTTCTTTCCGTTTATCCTGGGGACACTGTGGGTTACAGTACTTGCTCTTGCAATTGCAGTACCTGTAAGCCTGTTAAGCTCAATATACCTTTCAGAATATGCAGATAAAGGTCTGAGGACTGCTGTCAATCCTCTGATTGATCTGCTTGCAGGAATCCCTTCGGTTGTATACGGTCTCTGGGGTGTGCTCGCAGTAGTACCTTTCATTAAAAATACCCTTGCTCCTGCCCTTGACGTGGAAACCGTAGGAGGGTACAGTGTCCTTGCAGGAGGAATTGTGCTTTCGATTATGGTATTCCCAATAATTATTTCGGTTACAAATGAAGTTATAAGAAGCGTTCCCCAGGATTTGAGAGAAGTTTCCCTATCCGTCGGTGCTACAAAGTGGCAGACCATCAAATATGTAGTTCTGAGGAAGGCAAAACCCGGGATATTTGCGGCAATAGTTCTTGGTTTTTCAAGAGCGTTTGGTGAGACAATGGCTGTGCTTATGGTTGTAGGAAACGTATCCAGAGTACCTTCATCAATTTTTGATCCGGCTTATCCCCTTCCCGCTCTTATCGCAAATACTTTCGGTGAAATGATGTCTGTCCCTCTCTACGATTCAGCGATACTGCTTGCGGCATTGATGCTTTTTATCGTTGTATTGGTATTCAATATCTTTGCAAGGATGGTACTTATTAAAATAGAAAAGGGTGTTATTTAG
- the pstA gene encoding phosphate ABC transporter permease PstA yields MEIRRIEELIFRVLMILSLAIVVSSLLTVIGIILWKGLPALSLDMLTKTAEGGYYLGKGGGILNAIIGSLYLASASTILAFFLSIGIAFYLQKEYSGGTKLSNLTRLSLDILWGTPSIVYGAFGFTILMLFHMRASLLGGIIVLTLLELPIMTRSMEEVIKTVPYELKEASFSLGATRLETVQRVVAKQALPGLMTGVLIAFGRGIGDAASVLFTAGYTDRIPTSLFDATASLPLAIFFQLGTPLPQIQQKAYASAIILLIIILVINITARILSRKYARYIIK; encoded by the coding sequence ATGGAGATTCGAAGGATTGAGGAATTGATTTTTCGTGTATTGATGATACTGTCTCTTGCAATAGTAGTGAGCAGCCTCCTTACAGTGATCGGGATAATACTCTGGAAAGGCTTACCTGCTCTGAGCCTTGATATGCTCACAAAGACAGCAGAAGGCGGTTATTACTTAGGAAAAGGAGGAGGTATCCTGAATGCCATCATAGGTTCGCTGTATCTTGCATCGGCTAGTACTATACTGGCGTTTTTCCTGAGCATCGGGATTGCTTTCTATCTCCAGAAAGAATATTCTGGAGGAACAAAACTATCAAACCTGACACGCCTCTCACTTGATATTCTTTGGGGCACCCCTTCCATTGTGTACGGGGCATTTGGGTTCACAATTTTGATGCTTTTTCACATGAGAGCATCCCTGCTTGGGGGAATAATAGTTCTCACACTTCTGGAACTCCCTATCATGACGAGATCAATGGAAGAGGTCATAAAAACAGTTCCCTATGAACTTAAAGAAGCATCATTTTCCCTTGGAGCAACAAGACTTGAGACCGTACAGAGAGTTGTTGCAAAACAGGCTCTTCCCGGTCTTATGACCGGAGTGTTGATAGCTTTTGGAAGAGGAATAGGGGATGCCGCATCCGTACTTTTCACAGCAGGATATACTGATCGCATTCCCACTTCTCTTTTTGATGCCACAGCATCTCTCCCACTTGCTATATTTTTCCAGCTAGGGACGCCCCTGCCGCAGATTCAGCAGAAAGCATATGCATCGGCTATAATTCTCTTGATAATAATTTTAGTCATCAACATAACTGCAAGGATTCTTTCAAGAAAATATGCGAGATACATCATAAAATAG
- the pstB gene encoding phosphate ABC transporter ATP-binding protein PstB, protein MSETHIKIDNVKVFYSKKHALKNISVEIPKNQITAIIGPSGCGKSTLLKCMNRLIDLTDEVTYSGKILIDDEDIFDRKTDVVNIRKKMGLLAQKPTPLPMSIYENIAYGPKIHGMKKKRDLDIVVEKYLKLAGLWEEVKDRLKSPASQLSIGQQQRLCLARGLAVEPEIILCDEPTSALDPVSSQYIEQQLLKLKNDYTIVIVTHNIHQAMRLADYVIHLYLGEIIEHGQADEVLENPKDERTQAYINGTFLTETKIDRVRTCT, encoded by the coding sequence ATGTCCGAAACCCATATTAAAATCGATAATGTAAAAGTATTTTACAGCAAAAAACATGCGTTAAAGAATATATCCGTGGAAATACCGAAAAATCAGATCACTGCTATAATAGGCCCTTCTGGCTGCGGTAAATCCACGTTGCTCAAGTGCATGAACAGACTCATTGACCTTACAGATGAGGTTACCTATTCAGGGAAGATCCTGATAGACGACGAAGACATCTTTGACAGGAAAACAGATGTTGTAAACATCAGGAAGAAAATGGGATTACTTGCTCAGAAGCCCACCCCGCTTCCAATGTCTATTTACGAGAACATCGCATACGGTCCAAAAATTCATGGCATGAAAAAGAAACGTGATCTTGATATTGTTGTTGAGAAATATCTCAAGCTTGCCGGTTTGTGGGAAGAAGTCAAAGACAGACTAAAATCTCCGGCATCGCAGTTATCAATAGGTCAGCAACAGAGACTATGCCTTGCAAGAGGACTTGCAGTTGAACCGGAGATCATTCTCTGCGACGAGCCTACATCCGCCCTTGACCCCGTATCATCACAGTATATCGAGCAGCAGCTTCTGAAATTGAAGAATGACTATACCATTGTAATAGTCACGCACAATATCCACCAGGCAATGAGGCTTGCCGACTATGTAATTCATCTTTATCTCGGAGAAATAATCGAGCATGGTCAGGCTGATGAAGTATTAGAAAATCCAAAGGATGAGAGGACCCAGGCTTATATTAACGGAACTTTCCTTACGGAAACAAAAATCGACAGAGTTCGAACATGTACTTGA
- a CDS encoding IS1 family transposase (programmed frameshift), whose product MDCPKCNSFSNKKNGIINGRQRYKCHDCGYNYTVELKSTAFPRSVKRQALQLYLEGLGFRSIGRYLGVSHVSVQKWIKKFGQELEDLKSENEIGVVDLDEMHTYINQKKNYCWIWIAVDRTGKRFINCSFGNRGTKTGKELWRKLEKKQIGEVMTDSWRAYSEFLPENIHTTSKAETYTVEGYNSIFRHFLARLRRKTKCYTKSLEMLKYSVLLLMKYRNKELAMVD is encoded by the exons ATGGATTGTCCAAAGTGCAATAGTTTCAGTAACAAAAAGAATGGTATAATCAATGGACGTCAACGTTATAAATGTCATGATTGTGGATATAATTATACAGTCGAACTTAAATCAACTGCTTTTCCCCGATCGGTCAAAAGACAAGCCTTGCAGCTATATCTTGAAGGATTGGGATTTCGTTCAATCGGACGTTATTTAGGAGTTAGTCATGTTTCTGTCCAAAAATGGATAAAGAAATTTGGACAGGAGTTAGAGGATCTAAAAAGCGAAAACGAGATAGGTGTTGTTGACTTAGATGAAATGCATACTTACATCAACCAAAAAAAAA ATTACTGCTGGATCTGGATTGCTGTTGATAGAACTGGGAAAAGATTCATCAACTGCTCTTTTGGGAACAGAGGAACCAAAACTGGAAAAGAGCTCTGGAGAAAACTAGAGAAAAAGCAGATCGGAGAAGTAATGACCGATAGCTGGAGAGCATATTCAGAATTCCTTCCTGAGAACATTCATACAACCTCAAAGGCAGAAACATATACAGTAGAAGGATATAACAGTATATTCAGACACTTTCTGGCAAGACTGAGGAGAAAAACAAAGTGTTATACCAAAAGTCTTGAAATGCTAAAATACTCTGTTCTTCTGTTAATGAAGTATAGGAATAAAGAATTAGCTATGGTTGATTAA
- a CDS encoding ISH3 family transposase, producing MSFLASNSRTNSKLELRPKQCIDAVLKPLIDNIDIKINGQLSSKDLFNTAICMAVDKSSVHSASKHYQEIPCETSLRYHLRKLSLEELVQANQSILLQSSVSTLKPEKKYEFAIDFTNDPYYGKVDSSNEDYVIRSQAKKSTNSFYSYVSLSIINKNERYTLAVIPVERNKTKVDYLTYFIDLIDELDFNIKVLCLDREFYSVDVFEFLQNKDIPHITPVVRRGKAIKQLLKGRKARSAEYVMKNAQKKEVHLDIVIDVKYLKGKRGKYGCENLAFVVYGIKWSQRKVSNVYRRRFAIESSYRMRNIVKPRTSTKDVTFRYFFTLISFLLRNAWLCLQKKHFTIVKPGPITIDEDKFRFARFILFVEEWLRRKLRIQLVVQCLR from the coding sequence ATGTCATTTCTAGCATCCAATTCACGAACCAATTCTAAACTTGAATTAAGACCAAAACAATGTATTGATGCTGTTCTGAAACCACTTATAGATAATATCGATATCAAGATAAACGGTCAACTTAGCTCTAAAGATCTATTTAACACTGCCATATGTATGGCAGTGGATAAAAGTTCAGTTCATTCTGCGTCAAAACACTATCAAGAGATTCCCTGCGAGACATCTTTACGGTACCATCTCAGGAAACTAAGTCTTGAAGAGCTTGTTCAGGCAAATCAAAGCATTCTTCTTCAAAGTTCTGTCAGTACTCTAAAACCAGAGAAAAAGTATGAGTTTGCTATCGATTTTACAAATGATCCATATTATGGAAAAGTTGATTCATCCAATGAAGACTACGTGATACGTAGTCAGGCCAAGAAATCCACTAACTCTTTTTATTCATATGTATCACTCTCTATCATAAACAAGAACGAGAGATATACTCTTGCAGTTATTCCTGTTGAAAGGAATAAAACAAAGGTTGATTACCTCACTTATTTCATAGATCTTATCGATGAACTGGATTTCAATATCAAGGTGCTTTGTCTGGATCGAGAGTTCTATTCAGTTGATGTGTTTGAGTTCTTACAGAACAAAGATATCCCTCACATTACACCAGTCGTAAGAAGAGGAAAAGCAATCAAGCAACTGCTTAAAGGGAGAAAAGCAAGGTCTGCTGAATATGTAATGAAGAATGCTCAAAAGAAAGAAGTTCATCTGGATATTGTAATTGATGTCAAGTATCTGAAAGGTAAAAGAGGCAAATATGGGTGTGAAAACCTTGCTTTTGTTGTTTATGGAATTAAATGGTCTCAAAGGAAGGTTAGTAACGTCTACAGAAGACGGTTTGCTATCGAGTCATCATATAGGATGAGAAATATCGTTAAACCAAGAACATCAACAAAAGATGTAACTTTCAGATACTTCTTTACACTAATATCGTTCCTGCTGAGAAATGCATGGCTCTGTCTCCAGAAAAAACATTTCACAATAGTAAAACCGGGTCCAATAACCATTGATGAGGATAAGTTTAGATTTGCCAGGTTTATTCTGTTTGTTGAAGAATGGCTTAGGAGAAAGTTAAGAATCCAGTTAGTAGTGCAATGTTTAAGGTAA